The bacterium genome has a window encoding:
- a CDS encoding bifunctional oligoribonuclease/PAP phosphatase NrnA gives MSNINKVPDQIIEALRIGSKFLILGHKNPDGDSLGSMLALSSFIRHQMKKEAFIPAPSVWPQKYFFLEKHKNGAGSVFTSGIDTLIFLDCSSQNRVDWGELFPEDYSDSKKIVIDHHKEGKPFGDINWIDPSAAATGEMIYKILEIFDANFTMDIAESIYSAILTDTGRFTYSNTTSKSLEICARLVDSGNLDLTNITSQLYYNFSEEYLRNIGIALYNTRGYYDSKILLLTLDKASVKSFSTTFDDTEGIVDLAMSVKGVEAAALFKELSRNVIRISLRSRGNIDIGSIASELSGGGHHNAAGCTLNMPLSLAREVILDRMESLLTQFEKLEEKSIV, from the coding sequence ATGTCGAACATAAATAAAGTTCCGGATCAAATAATTGAAGCGCTTCGTATAGGGAGTAAATTTTTGATCCTTGGGCATAAAAATCCTGATGGTGATTCTCTTGGTTCTATGCTTGCCCTTAGTTCGTTCATCAGACACCAGATGAAAAAAGAAGCTTTTATCCCTGCGCCCTCAGTGTGGCCTCAAAAGTATTTTTTCCTTGAAAAGCATAAAAATGGTGCCGGTTCGGTTTTTACTTCTGGAATAGATACTCTAATTTTTCTTGATTGTTCTTCACAAAATCGCGTTGATTGGGGCGAGTTGTTCCCTGAGGATTATTCGGATTCGAAGAAGATTGTCATCGATCACCATAAAGAGGGAAAACCTTTCGGCGATATCAATTGGATCGATCCGAGCGCAGCTGCCACAGGCGAGATGATTTATAAAATACTAGAGATTTTTGATGCCAATTTTACCATGGATATTGCTGAATCCATTTATTCCGCTATTCTCACCGATACTGGCAGGTTTACCTATTCTAATACAACCTCAAAGTCTCTCGAGATTTGCGCGAGGCTTGTAGATTCCGGAAATCTCGATCTAACAAATATTACATCTCAGTTGTATTATAATTTTTCTGAGGAATACCTTAGGAATATCGGTATAGCTTTATATAATACAAGAGGTTACTATGATTCTAAGATTCTCCTTCTTACTCTTGATAAGGCTTCGGTAAAATCATTCTCGACAACCTTCGATGATACAGAGGGAATAGTCGATCTTGCGATGAGCGTGAAAGGTGTCGAGGCTGCCGCCCTGTTCAAAGAACTTTCCCGCAATGTTATCCGGATTTCACTCAGAAGTAGAGGCAACATAGATATCGGTTCTATAGCATCTGAACTTAGTGGTGGTGGCCATCATAACGCTGCGGGATGCACCCTTAATATGCCTCTCTCATTAGCTAGAGAGGTTATTCTCGATAGAATGGAGAGTTTACTTACCCAGTTCGAGAAGCTGGAGGAGAAGAGTATTGTTTGA
- the rbfA gene encoding 30S ribosome-binding factor RbfA: MRTQRVGKEIQRIISDLLTRGELHDPRFAGMISFTKVDVAPDLRTAKVYFSCFGNEEDAANTDQALESARGFIQSEVASMLVIRYSPKLTFVRDESIAYGDKIERILNDINVEHK, encoded by the coding sequence ATGAGAACCCAAAGAGTAGGTAAAGAGATTCAAAGGATAATCAGCGATCTTCTTACTAGAGGGGAGTTGCATGACCCTCGTTTTGCTGGTATGATTTCTTTTACAAAGGTCGATGTTGCTCCCGATCTTAGGACGGCGAAGGTATATTTTAGTTGTTTTGGTAATGAGGAAGATGCCGCGAATACTGATCAAGCTCTCGAAAGTGCCAGGGGTTTCATTCAATCTGAAGTAGCTTCTATGCTTGTTATACGCTATTCGCCAAAACTCACTTTTGTCCGCGACGAGTCAATAGCCTACGGCGATAAAATCGAACGAATACTGAATGATATCAATGTCGAACATAAATAA
- a CDS encoding DUF503 domain-containing protein, giving the protein MIIAYRSLEIIIKSSHSLKEKRQVIRRIKDIIKSKFNVSFAEIDFHDKWQRSKLGLVTIAMKRIDVDKRLDNIQDFIERDDRVTILDVEREYL; this is encoded by the coding sequence GTGATTATTGCGTATCGAAGTCTGGAGATTATTATTAAAAGCTCTCATTCTTTGAAAGAGAAGAGACAAGTGATTCGGAGAATTAAAGACATAATAAAATCGAAATTCAATGTTTCATTTGCGGAGATAGATTTTCATGATAAATGGCAGAGAAGCAAATTAGGGCTGGTTACAATAGCTATGAAGAGGATTGATGTGGATAAAAGGCTCGATAATATTCAGGATTTTATTGAAAGAGACGATAGGGTAACGATTCTCGATGTTGAAAGGGAGTATCTTTAG
- the infB gene encoding translation initiation factor IF-2 has translation MRIYEKARELGIESKELIELLEKLGFGQKTASSSIDSIMEEKIAESFSGKKSKATKSKDEKTEVKLETLQEKRRRERREAILKSIGSAHPKPVTPRRIVKVEPEKPPTKVPKTSVVELRPRPKKPKKLKPLHILEKMKVSEYAEAAGVTTRDVLCACMTFGVMATANQKLSLDVIEAVSEELGFFPILVDEKEFHKKPAELREAKKHGAKQEVQISEAKDGEVSEVEGEVKAEDVSKEEEAVPTAKEQSAKKAKKRKKKKAVRVGGVSRSPVVTVMGHVDHGKTTLLDHIRSANVVAGEKGGITQHIGAYSVETKQGRIAFIDTPGHAAFTEMRARGADVTDIVILVVSQDDKLMPQTKEAIDHARAAEVPIIIAINKMDLPGASADRIKSELASYGLMVEELGGDTLSTEISALKGEGVPHLLELVALQAEMMELKADPEGSARGVIIEALLDKFRGSTATLLIKEGTLKKGDSFVSGCCSGRIRSMENERGKALKMAGPSTPVVITGMSSVPQAGEEFIVVSSDSEAHHIAEDNRIKSTTTEESAFKSMTLEDFFSLVQGEGIKELPVVLKADVDGSLEAISMLVGNLGDSEVKVKIIHSGVGAITKNDVLLAEASSAVVVGFNIKADNLAKTFAKKKSVDIKLYDIIYELSADIKAALEGMLEPEIVEEKAGTAEIRQVFKIPRVGLVAGSYIQEGVFRRGFKIEVVRAGEVIGNSKVTGLKRFKDDVKEVNAGFECGIELSGFKDFVEGDILVAYEVKKVLRRLE, from the coding sequence ATGAGGATTTACGAAAAAGCAAGAGAATTGGGAATCGAAAGCAAAGAGTTGATCGAATTGCTGGAGAAGCTGGGTTTCGGTCAAAAAACAGCCTCCAGTTCTATCGACTCCATCATGGAAGAGAAAATCGCCGAGAGTTTCTCTGGCAAAAAGAGCAAAGCCACCAAATCTAAAGACGAGAAAACCGAGGTCAAACTGGAAACGCTTCAAGAGAAGCGTAGGAGGGAACGTAGGGAGGCGATTCTGAAGTCTATTGGAAGCGCACATCCTAAACCGGTTACCCCAAGGCGTATTGTCAAGGTGGAGCCTGAAAAGCCTCCCACGAAAGTTCCTAAGACATCCGTGGTAGAGCTTAGACCAAGACCTAAAAAGCCCAAGAAGCTTAAACCATTACATATACTCGAGAAAATGAAGGTTTCGGAATATGCCGAGGCTGCTGGTGTCACCACTCGTGATGTTCTATGTGCGTGTATGACTTTCGGGGTTATGGCAACCGCCAACCAAAAGCTATCTCTCGATGTTATCGAAGCGGTTTCGGAAGAGCTCGGGTTCTTCCCGATACTTGTGGATGAAAAGGAATTCCACAAGAAACCTGCTGAACTTCGAGAGGCGAAGAAGCATGGAGCAAAACAAGAAGTCCAAATATCCGAGGCTAAGGATGGCGAGGTTTCTGAGGTAGAGGGTGAAGTCAAAGCTGAAGATGTTTCTAAAGAAGAGGAAGCTGTTCCCACAGCTAAGGAGCAATCGGCAAAGAAGGCCAAGAAAAGGAAGAAAAAAAAGGCGGTTCGGGTAGGAGGAGTCTCCCGTTCTCCGGTTGTTACAGTTATGGGACATGTCGATCATGGCAAAACAACTTTACTTGACCATATTCGTAGTGCTAACGTAGTTGCGGGCGAAAAAGGAGGCATTACACAACATATCGGCGCTTATTCTGTTGAAACCAAACAAGGTCGCATTGCATTTATTGATACACCCGGCCATGCTGCTTTCACAGAGATGCGTGCTCGCGGTGCTGATGTCACAGATATTGTAATTCTTGTTGTATCGCAGGATGATAAACTTATGCCTCAGACAAAAGAAGCAATAGATCATGCTCGCGCGGCGGAGGTTCCTATTATTATTGCTATCAACAAGATGGATCTTCCTGGGGCCAGCGCGGATAGGATTAAATCCGAACTTGCAAGCTATGGGTTAATGGTGGAGGAGTTGGGTGGAGACACTCTTTCGACGGAGATATCCGCATTGAAGGGGGAGGGTGTTCCTCATCTTCTGGAGTTAGTAGCTCTTCAGGCCGAGATGATGGAGCTTAAAGCCGATCCAGAAGGTTCGGCTAGGGGCGTTATCATCGAGGCTTTACTCGATAAATTCCGAGGTTCGACAGCAACATTGCTTATCAAAGAGGGTACACTGAAAAAAGGTGATTCTTTCGTCTCGGGTTGTTGTTCAGGTAGAATTCGTAGTATGGAGAACGAAAGAGGTAAGGCTTTAAAGATGGCTGGACCCTCCACTCCAGTGGTTATTACAGGTATGAGCAGTGTTCCTCAAGCTGGTGAGGAGTTTATTGTCGTTTCATCTGATTCTGAGGCTCACCACATAGCCGAAGATAATAGGATTAAATCTACTACCACAGAGGAAAGCGCTTTTAAGAGTATGACGTTGGAAGATTTCTTCTCTCTTGTTCAGGGTGAAGGCATAAAGGAACTTCCAGTTGTTCTCAAGGCTGATGTTGATGGTTCCTTAGAAGCTATCTCTATGCTTGTTGGCAATCTTGGGGATTCCGAAGTAAAGGTCAAGATTATTCATTCGGGTGTGGGAGCTATTACTAAAAACGATGTGCTTCTCGCTGAGGCTTCGAGCGCTGTAGTTGTAGGTTTTAATATCAAAGCAGATAACCTTGCTAAGACTTTTGCTAAGAAAAAAAGCGTAGATATTAAGCTATATGACATTATTTATGAGTTAAGTGCGGATATTAAGGCGGCACTGGAGGGTATGCTCGAGCCGGAGATAGTAGAAGAAAAGGCAGGGACTGCTGAAATTAGACAGGTATTCAAGATACCTAGAGTGGGTCTTGTTGCTGGGAGTTACATTCAGGAAGGTGTTTTCCGTAGAGGATTCAAGATTGAAGTAGTCAGAGCTGGTGAGGTTATCGGAAACAGCAAGGTCACTGGATTGAAGCGTTTTAAGGACGATGTTAAGGAAGTTAATGCAGGTTTCGAATGCGGGATCGAGTTATCTGGTTTCAAGGATTTCGTTGAGGGAGATATTCTTGTCGCATATGAGGTTAAGAAGGTGCTCAGGCGACTCGAATAA
- the nusA gene encoding transcription termination/antitermination protein NusA, with amino-acid sequence MAKKELGNIQIVEAMEEIINEKLLDADTVVQTLKDALLLAVKKKYGSADNVEVEFDPKVGRLAIRAKKKVKREVEDPLLDIDAAEAKALDPDIRINQWMWVYLDLATFGRNAIQIAKQILIQRIREAERENVFADFQHKIKEITSGPIQRIEKGAIIINLGRTEGVIPRGEQIPGERYSIGKIIRSLVLDVQKNPRGPQILLSRKSADFLRKLFEFEVPEIYEGRVEIVAIAREAGERSKIAVYSVDEKIDPVGACVGLKGTRVQSVVKELNNEKIDIIGWDSDPERFITRALAPATVLMAFLAADENHMIVVVDDDELSLAIGKGGQNARLAAKLTGWRITLFGREQYQSLLMDVKELPEVTPEQAKALHSFDIDTVQKLARMSVAALQEIPGIGEEAPLILADALVTMEDIGLEYGFVTDREALLIERGIDPEEERARKKAEREAYEARKRDEKSNGDSEKE; translated from the coding sequence ATGGCGAAAAAAGAATTAGGTAATATCCAAATCGTAGAGGCTATGGAAGAGATAATAAACGAGAAGCTTCTCGATGCCGATACAGTGGTTCAAACCCTTAAAGATGCGCTTCTTCTAGCTGTAAAAAAGAAATATGGCAGCGCCGATAATGTTGAAGTTGAATTCGACCCCAAGGTTGGACGCTTGGCTATTCGAGCTAAGAAGAAGGTCAAGCGTGAGGTTGAAGACCCGCTTCTCGATATTGATGCTGCCGAGGCAAAAGCGCTTGATCCGGATATTCGTATTAATCAGTGGATGTGGGTTTATCTCGATCTGGCGACTTTTGGAAGAAACGCTATCCAGATTGCTAAGCAGATATTGATTCAACGAATCCGTGAAGCCGAACGGGAAAATGTATTTGCTGATTTCCAACACAAAATAAAAGAGATAACTTCGGGTCCGATACAGAGAATCGAGAAGGGCGCAATTATTATTAATCTTGGAAGGACAGAGGGAGTCATTCCTCGTGGAGAGCAGATTCCGGGAGAAAGATATAGTATTGGCAAGATCATTCGTTCACTTGTTTTGGATGTTCAGAAGAACCCGAGAGGACCGCAGATACTTTTATCACGGAAATCGGCTGATTTTTTGCGGAAGTTGTTTGAATTCGAGGTTCCGGAGATTTATGAGGGTCGTGTCGAGATAGTCGCAATTGCTCGCGAAGCTGGGGAGAGAAGCAAAATTGCTGTCTATAGTGTGGACGAAAAGATAGACCCTGTAGGAGCCTGTGTTGGTCTTAAAGGAACTCGTGTTCAAAGTGTTGTTAAAGAATTGAATAATGAGAAGATAGATATAATCGGATGGGATTCGGATCCTGAAAGGTTTATTACAAGGGCGTTAGCGCCAGCTACGGTGCTGATGGCTTTTTTGGCTGCCGACGAAAATCATATGATAGTTGTTGTCGATGACGACGAGTTATCATTGGCTATCGGTAAGGGTGGTCAGAATGCGCGCCTTGCGGCAAAACTTACAGGGTGGCGAATTACTCTATTTGGGCGTGAGCAGTATCAGTCGCTTCTTATGGATGTTAAAGAGCTTCCCGAGGTTACGCCAGAGCAAGCCAAAGCTCTTCATAGCTTCGATATCGATACTGTTCAGAAGCTTGCCCGCATGAGTGTGGCCGCGCTACAGGAGATACCGGGTATTGGAGAGGAAGCACCACTTATTCTTGCAGATGCGCTAGTTACAATGGAGGATATTGGGCTCGAATACGGTTTTGTCACGGATAGGGAAGCGCTTTTAATAGAGCGTGGAATAGATCCCGAAGAGGAGCGCGCGCGTAAGAAAGCCGAGCGTGAAGCTTATGAGGCACGCAAACGCGATGAAAAATCAAACGGCGATTCAGAAAAAGAATAG